The genomic stretch ccctcctccaggggatcttcccaacccatggattgaacccaggtcttctgcattgcaggcagattctttactatctgagctaccagggaagcccaagaatactgaaatgggcagCCTGtcccctctccatgggatcttcctgacccaggaatcgaactagggtctcctgcattgcaggtggagtctttaccatctgagtgatCAGTAAAGCCCAGAAGGGAAGGTTGCAGAGTGAAAATGATCAGCCCGTCGACACGGCTCGCCCCAGATGTGGTCCTGGCATCACTCTTCTGTGTCCCACACCAGAAGGTGTTCCAGCACACAGCGCCTCTGCACCTCAGCTTCATCCTCTGGGACACGGGGACTCTGACAGCTGTACCTTGAGCCTTGCTGGTCATGAGGTGAGCGAACCCTTGTAATGGAGTGAAAGCTGCTGCAGATTCAAACCACAAAGCTATACTGCCTCTTCCCCTGGTTACTAACTGGTACTCACAGCTCACCTCACACATCAACGAGCTCACTCTCTGCACTCAGCTGTACAGCTGCCAGGGCCCGGGAGTGTGATTTATTTAATTGTCTTTGTGGTGGCAGTATGCTCGTTTCTGGCCCTGTCCccacgttgttgttcagttgctcagttgtgtctgactctttgtgaccccactgactgcagcactccaggcctccctgtccatcaccaactcccagagcttgctcaaactcatgtccatcgagttggtgatgccattgaaccatctcatcctctgtcatccccttctcctcctgccttcaatctttccagcatcagggtctttcctagggagtctgttcttcgcatcaggtggccaaagtattggagcttcagcttcagtatcagtccttccaatgaatattcagggttgatttcctccaggatggactggttggatctccttgtagtctaagggactctcacgagtcttctccaacaccacagttcaaaagcatcagttcttcggcactgagctttctttatagtccaactctcacatctgtacatgacaactggaaaaaccatagctttgactagacaaacctttgtcagcaaagtaatgtctctgctttttaatgtgctgtcttggttggtcataactttttttccaaggaggaaacgtctttgaatttcatggctgcagtcaccatctgcagtgattctggagcccaaaaaaatagccactcactgtttctccatctatttgccatgaagtgatggacctgatgccatgatcttagttttccgaatgttgaactttaagtcaactttttcactgtcctctttcactttcatcaagaggctctttagttcttcctcactttctgccataagggtggtgtcatttgcgtatctgaggttattgctatttctcccagcaatcttgattctagcttatgcttcatccagctcagcatttctcatgatgtactctgtatatacattaaataagcagggtgacaatatacagccttgacatactcctttcccaatttggaaccagtctgttgttccatgtctggttttaactgttgcttcttgacctgcatacaggtatctcaggaggcaggtaaggtggtctggtatacgaATCTCTAAGAACTTTTCACAGTTGGTTGTGagccacccagtcaaaggcttttgtgtagttaacaaagcagatgtttttgtggaattctcttgctttttctatgatccaccagatgttagcaatttgatctctagttcctgtgccttttctaaatccaccttgaacatctggaagttctcagttcacatactgttgaagcctggcttggagaattttgagcattactttgctagcatgtgcgatgagtgcaattgtgccgtagtttgagcattctttggcattgccctcttTGGGATTGttatgaaaactgacgttttccaatcctttggccgTTTGCcaaaacaggtgtgtgtgtgtgtgtctctgtgtggtCACCTCCTAAAAACATAAGCCCCACCAAGCCTTATGGCATTTACATCTCCAACACACACTTCCTGGTTACCTCCAAAGCAGCTGTAATCATTGCACAAACTTTGCCTGAGGTCTTCCCCACCTCTGAGGGGCATGATCCTTAAGGTTCAAACTGACCAGGGTCACTATCCAATCATTAGAACATGAGGTTCGGGAGAAGAAAAAGGACCCCACACCCAGAGCAACACAACCCGTCAGGCCACGTCATGcagcctgccaacacagaagGCCCTTAATTTTATCTGTTACATAAAATCTGTTCTGTCTGCACATCACGTGGTATTTAATACAATGATGGGATTCACCCAATGTGCTCAGCCTTGTCTGTTCCCTCATTTCTGCAGAGCCCTGACCCTATGTTGTCAGTGTGTGGGGTGTTGCACCTTGGGGGTCAAGGGTCAGagcaggggggtgggggtaaTGGTGCCACAAGGGGTCACGCCAGACTGTCACTCCCAACCCGGGGTTCATCCTGCCTGAGACAGCTCCACGAGGCCTGTTGGGGCTTCCAGCAAATCCTGACTAGGAAGGAAAACAAACTGCACTGGTTGAGGGACCTGGGCGGTGGTGGGGCTCCTCTTGCACTGTTAAAGGCCCCTCCCCGGCCTTTTCCCACCTCCCAGATCCTGGCCGAGACCTTTCCCGGGTCCTGTGCCACCTCCCTTTCTGGAGCCCTCCGTCATCCTGATCTTCCTGTCCGCGCCCCTTCCCTTGTCCTGtgcccctccctgtccatcttccCAGCACTCCACCTCCACATCCCCGAGCCCTGACCCTCCTACCTCACCCCGACTCCCACCCCTAGGCTGCAGGGCCACTCCACTTTCGCCTGGAGGAGCCTCTGTGGCCTTGCACATCTGTGCACAGCTATAGCTCTGCTGCCCCGCTAACCACCACCCAGAAGCCCCCTGGGACCCCCCTGTGTGGGCACCTTCCGGTCTTCCAGGGGACTGGTGGGACACGTGGCTCCTGGGAGTTGAAAGGTCAGGACTTGCCGGGGAGGTTCTGGGGGTGGCCATATGGCATGACCTCTTGCGTCCTCGCAAGTCCCCAGACCGACCAGGCTTAAGCTCCGGGGCCTCCCAGGGGCCGCAGACACTCCAGTGACACCTGAACTCCAGGGAGGTAGGGGGACAGACCTGACCTTTCCTCTGCCTGAGGTTAAATTTGAAGGTGGCCCATGGATCAGGAGACAGAGCTGGGTTCCAGGAGAAGAGTTTGCCTGTGGCCACTCAGGCTCTGAGGAGGTGGGGGACAGCTGTGCTCTGGGTGTGGAGACCCCTTCAGTGCTTGGAGGGGTCAGCATCCTGTATGGCAGTGTGTTACTCAATTCTACTTCCACCTCCATCCCCCCACCCAAACCCGGCCCAGGCAGTTTGGGACTTTGATCCGGGACTTCTTACTCCAAGGCACTGCCTCCTACCAGTGGGTGTGGACACAAGCTCCGCCCCACAGGCACAGCCCCGCTCCTCTCCTGGCCCAGGGCAGAGGCATGGAGCTGGGCAGCAGCCTGCTGACCACACACATGCTGGACAAGGCCTCAGGGCTCCGGGCCCAGGGCCTCTGCCTCCATCTGTCCAGGAGAGAGGACTGTGGCCAGCAGTGGACTGAGCTGAAGCAAAGGTTGGAGGGTTCTCTGGGTCAGGGCTCGAATCCAGaacaccctccaccccacccccacgagGGGCCTTGCACCAGGGCAAGGCGTGCAGGCACGGCTGGTGGGTGGCAGGGCTGATCCACCTGGATGGTCTCCCTGCAGACTCTCAGAGCCTCTGTTTCAAGAGGCTGAGTAGTCCTGGCCATGCCACAGCCGTGCTGGCAGAGTTCACACCCCGAGTGCCCGCTGCAGTGGGACAAGGCTCTGTCTCTCCCTGCCCACTGGCCAGTTGAGGCCGAAGGAGGAATTGGAAAGGCCTGGTCACCACCATGACTGGCGGGTGACCTGTGCTGGGCAGCTCTCGAGCACTGGACGCCTGTTAGCTTCTCACTGCACCCTGTGTGCAGACCCCATAGGAACCCGTTTCatgcaggaggagatggagggtAAGGCAGGAGGGCCCTGCCCCTGGTGGACCTCAAAGTCTCAGGGCCTTAGCCTAAGGAGCCCTTCATGAAAGGGGGTTCCAGGTGACATCTGAGCTTGGAGGAGCACATGGAGCCACACAGAGCCACTCCCAACCCCCTTAAACAGCACTGGTAAATGCTGCCGATGCTGGTCACAGCAGGGACACTTGAGATGTTGCTGATGCTGATCACAGCAAGGACACTTGAGATGTTGCCAATGCTGGTCACAGCAGGGACACTTGAGATGTTGCCAATGCTGATCACAGCAGGGACACTCGAGAGCACGGCTGCATTGAACACTGGCCCTCAGAGCCTCCGGCGCTGCAGCTGCAAACAGGCTGCCAAGCGGATGGCAGCCTGGGCACAGTTACTGACCCAGAAAGCCATGCACAATGGAGTAAACATGTACGtgttacaagggcttcccaggtggctctagtagtaaagaatgtgcctgccaatgcaggacacttaagagacctgggtttgatccctagattgggaagatcccctggaggagagcatggcaacccactctagtattcttgcctggagacttccatggatacaagagtctggtgggctgcagtccatggtgtcgcagagagttggacacagctgaagtgatgTAGCCCACAGGCACATGTTATAAAATAGTATGGCTAGGACaacccattttttaaagtttctaaataAATACACTTACTCATGGAGAAAATCTGTTTGTGTCAGACATGAAGTGATTACTGCTTGTGGACGTAGAGGTTCTCCCTCTTCTCTGGGATTCCCTAAGGACAGTGAGGCAGTGTAGCCTCAGTTCCTGGACAGTGCCCTGCTGCACAGCCATCCAGGCCCTGCACACCCAGGTCCGAGTCAggccactgagcacacagaccCAGGAGACAAGGCGGGGACCTCTCTACAGTGCCTGCTCCTCTCCCCAGTTGCACAGACCTGGACGACCGCTGCCCTGGGCTCCTGCCACCGGGCCAGATCAAGAAGCTCGCCTGCAAGCTGTCCTTCGACACTGAGGGCTACTGGCAGAAGAGGGGCCAGGAGAGCTTCTACCCATACATGGGCATGAGGGCCAGAAAGATGGAGCCCTGAGATGCACTGTGACCTGCAGGCTGGTCCTGCCCTCCCCAATCCCAATGGGCACCTGCTCTGAGCCTCCAGCCTTGACCACACCACGCCTGTGCCACCCCACCCCAAGGTAAGGCTGACTCAGTCCCTGCGGACAGAGGTTCACCCGAGCCCCTCCAGCTCCTTGTCCCCTTCGCCCAACCTGTTCAGGGTGTCCTAACCCTTGGTAACCTTCAGGCCCAGGGGCCCCTCAGACAGAGCACTTCCTCTGGAGAGGTCCCAGCCCCACCCACGGACCCTCAGCTGGCCCTGGGGCTCCTGTCCCCTGACTCCAGCCCTGGGATGCTGGGCCCAGGGCAGCACTGGGCCAGGCTGTGAGCACTCCCAGCATCCCGTCTGCCTGCAGGTCACTTTCACCATCACAAATGAGAATCACAAGTTCCACGGGCTACCACTGCTGAGCCCCTGGTCTTACACCACATACCGAGGGAGCCTGCAGCTGACCGGCAGCCAGCCTGTGACCCTGGACATGGTGCCACAGCAACCGAGCCACCCCCAAGCAGCAGGGCAGGAGTGTTCCTCATGGGCACCAGGGTCACACTTTCCCTGGGACATTCTGGCCCCATGTCACAGATGCAGGTGTCACTCAGGCTTCAATAAGTTTACTCCTGGCCCCTGCAAGGGGCTATGGTCACAAGGCAAGGTCGACAGGAGCTGCCCCAGGGGGATGCGGGGAAAGCGTGAGCACAGGGGTGGGCTAGGGGAACCACTGGGGGTACTGGGGGCACTTCTCCACACAGCCACTCAAGGACACGCAGCTCacgtgaaaaaaataaagtcttccactgtttccctatctatttggcatgaagtgatgggactggatgccatgatcttagttttctgaatgttgaactttaagtcaactttttcactgtcctccttcactttcatcaagaggctctttagtttttcttcactctctgccataagggtggtgtcatctgcatatctgaggttattgatatttctcccggcaatcttgattccagcttgtgcttcttccagtccagcgtttctcatgatgtaaactgcatataagttaaataagcacggtgacaatatacagctttgatatactccttttcctatttggaaccagtctgttgttccatgtccagttctaactgttgctacctgacctgcatacagatatctcaggaggcaggtcaggtggtctagtattcccatttcttgaagaattttccacagtttattgtgatccacacagtcaaaggcattggcatagtcaataaagcagaaatagatgtttttttgaaactcttgcttttttgatgatccagtggatgttggcaatttgatctctgggttcctctgccttttctaaaatcagtttgaacatctggaatttcacggttcccatattgttgaaggctggcttggagaattttgagcattactttgctagcctgtgggatgagtgcaatcgtgtggtagtttgagcattcattgccatcacctttctttgggattggaatgaaaactgatcttttccagtcctgtggctgctgctgagttttccaaatttgctggcatattgaatgcagcactttcacagcatcatcttccaggatttcaaatacctcaactggaattccatcacctccactagatttgttcataatgattcttcctaaggcccacttgacttcacattccaggatgtctgggtctaggtgagtgaccacaacattgtgaatatctgggtcatgaagatctttttttgtacagtttttctgtgtattttttccatctttacttaatatcttctacttccgttaggtccataccatttctgtccttttttgagcccatctttgcatgaaatgttcccttggtatctctagttttcttgtagagctctctagtctttcccattctattgtttttctctatttctttgcactgatcactgaggaaggctttcttatctctccttgctattctttggaactctgcattcaaatgggtatatctttccttttctcctttgcttttcacttcttttcacagctatctgtaaggcctcctaagacaaccattctgcctttctgcatttcttcttcttggggatggtcttggtcactacctcctgtacaatgtcatgaacctccatccatagttcatcaggcactctatcaggaatagtctcttaaatctatttatcacttccactgtaaaatcataagggatttgatttaggtcatatctgaatggtctagtggtttcccctactttcttcagtttaagtctggaTTTGCCAATAAgacattcatgatctgagccacagtcagctcctagtcttgttttgctgactgtatagagcttctgcatctttggctgcaaataatataatcgatctgatttcagtgttgatcatctggtgatgtccatgtgtagaagcttctcttgtgttgttggaagagggtgtttgctatgaccagtgcattctcttggcaaaactctattagcctttgccctgcttcattctgtactccaaggccaaattttcctgttactccaagtgtttcttgacttcctacttttgcattccagtcccatatcatgaaaaggacatattttggggggggttagttctaaaaggtcttgtaagtcttcatagaaccgttcaacttcagcatcttcatcattactggttagggcatagacttggattaccatgatattgaatgctttgccttggaaatgaacagagatcatttgtcatttttgagattgcacccaagtactgcatttcggactcttttttagactatgatggttactctatttattctaagggattcttgcccaccatagtagatataatggtcatctgagttaaactcacccattccagtccattttagtttgctgattcctaaaatgtcgacattcactcttggcatctcctgtttgatcacttccaatttgccttgattcatgtacctaacattccagttcctaggaaatgttgctctttacagtatcgaaccttgcttccatcatcagtcacatctagagctgggtgctgtttttgctttggcgccatctcttcattctttctggagttatttctccattggtctccagtagcatactgggcacctgcAGACTTgggtagttcatctttcagtgtcctatcttgttgccttttcatactgttcatgggattctcaaggcaagaatactgaagtggtttgccattcccttctccagtggggcatgttttgtcagaactctccaccatgacccgtccatcttgagtggccctacatggcatggttcatagtttcattgagttagacaaggctgtggcccatgtgattagaccactcctgaccttgaacgtggggtatctcctctcaaccgccactcctgaccttggacgtggggtatctcctctcagctgctcaCCACTCCAGTGCCACACAGCCACTGCTCACCACTGATGCTGTGTGgtggaaataaaattgaaagtccTGGGATAAACGTGCTGATTATAGCTTTCTACAAAACACCAGTGACAACAATACTTCACATTTGTTTCATACTTTAGTCTATATCAGGTTTTCATTTGTAGTCTTTTCAGTGCTGCTTCCTAATAACCAGTTCACAGTTTTTTCAAGAAATCCTCTGGGCTCCTTCTTCAGCAGCTCTGGTCTGGTCTCTGGCCCTGGGACTGATGTGGGTCCCTCAGCTCCTTGGAGCCAGATTAACCCCAGCCTCTCGGTCCTACTTTTCACGGTCATAAGTAGTCATTAAGAGCAGTCAATCCCTACCACACACCTGCAAGCTGACAGCTGTGTCTAGAGCTCAGCAAGTACCACAGTCTAGACCCCAGCACTCCTGGCAAATGTAGGGCAGAACAGACAGAAGGCAGGCAGACGGGTGCTGGGCAGTGTCCACGGCCAGGCCTGGGAACAGTGGTTCCTGCCCAGACCTCACATAAACCCAAAGCTTTCTGACACTCATCCCCTCCTGGCAGGCCTTCCCATCCCTGTGTCCTCAGAGGTCTCTGCCCATGTGCTCTTTCCCCAAAccgggcttttcttttttttttttggcctggtaaatcccatggacagaggagcctggtgggccacagtccaatggttcacaaagagtctgacatgacttagccactaaacaacaacaacaagtagatgagaaagcaaaggaaggttaaaaaaaaaaaaaaaagagaacacaaaGTAATGAAAAATCCTGTCACTATCTTTAGAAGGTAATTGAGGCCCTGTCATCACCATAAGAAACTTTCAGATGAACACACAGTTGGAAGCTATACTGTGTTCTTACATCCTACCATACACATTCCTGCTATAATCTGACAGCAAAGATTTGTGAAATAACAATAATTTTCATGATAATCAGTCTCTGCTATTCATCACTATACTCTTCATTTTCAACATGCATTTGTTGAATTGGTGTGAGGCAttctctaggggcttccctgggacctgtcagtaaagaatctgcctgcaatgcaagggacctggcTTCGATGctttggtggggaagatcccctggagaaggaaatggctgatGGCCAACGACTCCAGGACTTTCGATCACTAGAGAACTCCAAGCCCCATAGAACATTAATAACCGAGTACCCTCCCAAAGGACTCCATCTCAACACTAAGACTAAGCCACACCCAAAAGCTAGCAAGCTGTAGGGCCTAACACCCCTCGCCTATCCTTCAGCCAAATAGAGGCACAACCTTGCACGTCGacagacaggctgcccaaagccatactgaacccatagacaccccaaacCACACTACTGGACCCAGCCACTGCCCTTCAGAAAGACAAGATCTAGCTCCACCTACCAGAACACAAATGCAAATCCCCCCAACCAGAAAGTCTTCACAAGGCATTGGTCCAACCCCACTCAGGGGAGGTAGACTCCATAGTTAAGaggaactgctactgctgctgctcctaagtcacttcagttgtgtctgactctgtgcgaccccatagacagcagcccaccaggctcctctgaccatgggattttccaggcaagagtactggagtgggttgccattgccttctccaaagaggaaCTACAgcctttcaatttaaaaaaaaaaaaaaaaaaaaagggatccCAAACAtagtaaattaaacaaaacaaaatgacagaGAAACATCCAGCAGATGAAGGAACATGGTTAAAACCCAAAGgactgaataacaaaaataaacaaataagacctaagtaacttaaaagcttttgcacaacaaaggaaactataagtaaggtgaagaCAGCCCTcagtatgggagaaaataatagcaaatgaaacaactgacaaataactgatctccaaaatatacaagcagctcatgtagctcaataccagaaaaataatcaACCCAATCAACAAGtggaaagaagacctaaatagacacttctgcaaagaagacatcagttcagttcagctcagttcagtcgctcagtcatgtccgactctttgcgaccccatgaatcacagcacgccaggcctccctgtacagatggctaaaaaacacctgaaaagatgttcaacattgctcattaccagagaaacgcaaatcaaaactacagtgaggtaccatccaacaagggtcagaatggccatcatcaaaaagcccacaaacagtaaatgctagaCAGGGTGTGAAGAAAGGGGAATCCTCTTGCACTCATAGTGGGGACACAGGCCAATAAAgtcagtatggagaacagtatggagattccatagaaagctaggaataaaactaccttatgacacagcaatcctaCTACTGTGCATATTCCCAGAGGAAACCAcaactgaaaaagacatatgtacctcATGGCTCACTGCTATACTATTTACAATAAttaagacaaggaagcaacctagatgtccatcaacagatgaatggattaagaagctGTGGTGCACATATACAGTAatactactcggccataaaaaggaacacatttgagtcactggtaatgaggtagatgaacctagagcctattacacaaagtgaagtaaatcataaagagaaagacaaatactgattattaacatatatataggGAATCTAGGAAGATGGCAGTGATGAACCTaattgcagggcagcaatggagatgcagacatagagaacaaacttgtggccacagtgtgggaaggagagggtgggatgaattgagagattagcatggaaacaaatacattaacatatgtaaagcacatagccagtgggaatttactgtatgacacagggacCCCAATCTGTGACACCTAGAGGGCCTGGgatggggaggtaggtgggagggaggttgttgagagggaggggacatgtatatacctatggctgattcatgttgatgtacagcagaaaccatcaaaatatcataaagtaattatcttccaagtaaaaatgaaataaaattctgttaaaaataaTACAGGTATAGAGTACCTTTCACTTACTGATTTCTGGATCTGTTCCAAGCTACACTGCATCAACCACTAGATGAATAAGAAAACTCAAGAGAACATGTCATAATGGCTTTGCAAAGTACACATTAGAGTAAATGAACAGACCAATACACACAGTGAAATGGCTTAAAGAGTGGCACTAAATGCAGTGTCAGCACTGAAGTCCACATGCTTTCCCGAGGGGCTTGCCAGTCAACCCACCAACCCTTCCTGAACAAGGAGCAAGGCATGGGGACAGGAGTTATGGAGTTTCCTGGGGCTAATGCAAATGACTGAAAAAATAGTTTTGATGCTCTCAGTTTAAGAAAATGAGAGTCAGAGAGACCTGCTGCTAATTAATAGTCACTTCAGAAGCACAGAAAGCTTGTCTCTCATTTACAGAGGGCAAGGGGCCAAGCAGAAAAATCAAACCCACCTCCAGGTATATGCCTCCTCCCTGCCTGATCGTCAACCAGTTCTCCCACCCACCAGCCAAACACAGCTCAACTCTGTCACTTAGGAACACATAGATTGGTCCCGCCCAAACTCCATACATGCCAGGTCAGTGCAGAGACCACCCCAGCTCCATCCATGCAGGTCAGTGCGTAGACATTCCCACTTCTATCCATGCCAGGTCAGCGCACAGACCACCCCagctccatccatgccaggtcagcacaCAGACTACCCCAGCTCCATCCAAGCCAGGTCAGCACTCAGACCACCCCagctccatccatgccaggtcagcactcagaccaccccagctccatccatgccaggtcagcactcagaccaccccagctccatccatgccaggtcagcactcagaccaccccagctccatccatgccaggtcagcactcagaccaccccagctccatccatgccaggtcGCCACACAGatcaccccacctccacccatgcCAGGTAAGTGCAGAGACCACCCCagctccatccatgccaggtcagcacTCAGACCACCCCAGGTTcatccatgccaggtcagcacaCAGACCACCCCAGCTCCAACCATGCCAGGTCAGTGCAGAGACCACCCCAactccatccatgccaggtcagtGCAGAGACCACCCCagctccatccatgccaggtcagcactcagaccaccccagctccatccatgccaggtcagcactcagaccaccccagctccatccatgccaggtcGCCACACAGACCATCCCAACTCCATCCATGCCATGTCAGTGCAGAGATCACCCCAGCTCCATCCATGACAGGTCAGCACACCGACCACTCCAGCTCCATCCATTCCAGGTCACCACACAGACCACCCCagctccatccatgccaggtcagtGCAGAGATCACCACAGCTCCATGCATGCCAGGTCAGCATTCAGACCACCCCAGGTTcatccatgccaggtcagcacacagaccaccccagctccatccatgccaggtcagtGCATAGACATCCCCAcctccatccatgccaggtcagtGCGCAGACCACGCCAGCTCCATCCATGCCACTTCAGTGTACAGACCACCCCAACTCCATTAATGCCA from Bubalus bubalis isolate 160015118507 breed Murrah chromosome X, NDDB_SH_1, whole genome shotgun sequence encodes the following:
- the LOC102408893 gene encoding 5-hydroxyisourate hydrolase-like; protein product: MELGSSLLTTHMLDKASGLRAQGLCLHLSRREDCGQQWTELKQSCTDLDDRCPGLLPPGQIKKLACKLSFDTEGYWQKRGQESFYPYMEVTFTITNENHKFHGLPLLSPWSYTTYRGSLQLTGSQPVTLDMVATQITPPPPMPDVHEVTWNLLQCLTVGPRGQNLTSLAQALPVHLSGLRTQRAQQTHRRKCPVERKPLGCAGAPGLLPGVLSEAPRLGGTPAEHS